A segment of the Pseudomonadota bacterium genome:
GCTTGGTGTGGAAAAACTGATTCTGGAAAAACAGGCTGATTTTATCGTTGGTGGTCCGGTGCGTTCCGAGGCGGCTCTGGCGGTCATGGATCTGCTCAGCAAATACAAGAAGGTATCGATCGTGACGACCGGGGTGCTGACCCCGGGCTATCATAAGCGGATAGAAAGCGATTATGAAAAATATAAATACTGCTTTCGCAACTCCTCCGAGATTATCACGATCGGCAAGGATATGATCAAGGTTTTCAACCAGCTCAACCAGGAACACGGTCTGAGTAAAGCCTTCATCATGGTTCAGGATGTCGATCACGCTCGCAAAGCCGGAGGCTTGATTGCCAAATTGCTCAAGGAGACCGGCAAATGGGAGGTTCTGGGCGAGGAGGTTTATCCTACCGGGGCCACCGATTTTTCGATGGGCCTGCTCAAGGCGCGCCGGCTCAAGGCTGAAGTGCTGTTTATGTGGCTGGATATGCCGGAGTCGGCGATTTTGCTTAAACAGTGGAAGAATATGAGAATGAACTGCGTTCCGATGGGTTTCATGTCGGCGGCCGAACAACCGGGTTTCTGGGACGCGACCAAGGGCGATTGCGAGTACACCATTGTCGATGCGGTTAACGGCGGTAATGTGCCTTCTCAGATTACGCCCTGGACCATGAAGTTTGCCGAAAATTATAAAAAGAAATGGGGTCTGGAGCCCGAAGGTTACGGCACGTCTTCAAGTTACATGGCGGTCTATCAGCTTAAAGACGCCATCGAAAGAGCCGGCGGTCTGGATCCGGATGCCGTGATCAGGGCGCTGGAAGAACAGGATCTGATGGGGGTTTACGGCCGTATGCGTTTTGCTGCAAATCATCAGATCATTCCGTCCGACGATCCCGCCACCGGAGCGGTGGGTTGCATGTTTCAATGGCAGGCCGGCAAGCGGGTGCAGTTTTTCCCCGGCGTTGGGGCTACCGGGAAGCTGCTGCTGCCGCCCTGGATGAAATAACTGCGGCCGAAGAGCTGCATGAGGTTTGCTGCGGAAGCTTTATCGGTGTTTTCAAGCCGAGATCTTCCGGAGCAGATTCTCAAACCATTGTTTAGCGGAGAATGCCATGTCATACGATGATTTTTTTACTCTCTTGCGAGCGCGTCGCAGCTGCCGATCCTTTGTCGCGGAAGAACCGTTGAGCAATGAGGCGCTTCGGCGAATTATCGACGCGGGCCGACAGGCTCCGAGTCCACTTAATCTGCAGCCTTGGTCGTTTATCGTTATTACTTCATGCGAGCTCAAGAAACAGTTGCGTCAGGCCGGGGAAAAGGCCAAACAGCAGGTTCTGGATCAGGGTGGCCCCGGCTGGGTCGGAGGTTTCAGTACTGATTTCATGGAAGAGGCTCCGCTCCTGATCGCGCTTTTGTCTGAGCCCGAAAAAGGCGGTCTGGGGGCCTATTTCAATCAGCCCGCAGGCAGTTTGCAGGCGGTCTCGGCTTGTATGCAGAATATGATGCTGGCGGCCACGAGTCTGGGTCTGGGAAGTTTATGGTTTACCTTTTTTGATCCGTTCGAGGTGCGTTCCCTGCTGAATATTCCTTGTACTCACGATATCGCCGGCCTGTTGTATATCGGCCGCGCCGGCGGCGAGGCACCGCTCAGTAAGCGACGGCCGCCGCGGATTTATGCGGAGCGCTTTGGGGTTGACGGTGATTTTTTCTGAATAATCAAGGGTAAAGACCCGGTTTGCGCAATGCCTGCGGGGTTGCGAAGAGGATGTCAGTGGAAATTATTATTTATGGTCTGGTTAACAGCTTTCAGCTGATTCTCATTGCTTTCGGTTTTACCCTGGTTTACGGGGTCAGCCGCCTACCCAATTTCGCCCATGGCGCGATCTATGTTTTTACCGGGTTTGTGGCCTGGGTGATGATGCATAAGCTGAGCTTGCCGTATTTCCCGGCGGCCCTGCTGGCGGTGGCGAGCGCGGCCCTGGTCGGAGTGATCATTTATCAGTTCATTCTCAAACGGATTCGCGGAATGAGCATGAACGAGATTATCGCCACTTACGCGATCGGCGTGGCCCTGATCGAAACCTTACGCTGGCTGGGGTTTAAAGGCACTACCTTTACCTTGCCGGCCTTTGTCGAGGGCATGGTTTTTATCGGGGATGTGCCGATTGATTATCAGCGTCTGCTGGTGGTCGGAGTGGGCCTGGTTCTGCTGGCCGCAATCTGGCTCTTTACCAAATTCACGCGCACCGGTCTGGCTCTGCGCGGTATTGCTCAGGATGAGCGGGCGGCGATGATGCTCGGGATAGATTCCGATATGACCGCGACCCTGGCGATGGCGCTGGGGTCCGCCATGTCCGGAATCGCCGCTCTGGCCATTTTTCCGCTCGGCAGTATCGTCATCGAGGCCGGTTATAACACCTTGATCTTTGCTTTGGCGGTCTGCATGGTCGGCGGCATCGGCAGTTGGGGCGGGACCATCCTGGCAGCGTTTGTTCTGGGTTTCCTGCAAGTCCTGACCGCCACCTGGCTGGCCACCCATTTTCAGATGGTGACCACCCTGGCTGCCATTATCGCCACTTTGATTATCAGGCCCTCGGGTTTTTTCGGTAAACATAAAGAGCTGGAAGAAAGAGTCTGACACTATGAAAACCGTAAAACGTAAAGAAAGAATTGATCGCGGGATCAAGGTTCGTTCCGACGGCATTTACGCCTTGTCGTCATGGCGGGAGATCTGCTACCTGATCGCTCCCCGGGCGCTGCTCGTCGGAGGTTTGCTGCTGGCGCCGTTGCTGTTGCATTTCTTTCCTTATTGGCAGAAGGTGCTGCTGATCGTCTGTATCTACGCGCTGTTGGCGATGTCCTTTGATTTTCTCGCCAACTATCTTGGCCTGGTTTGCCTGGGAGGTTCTTTTTTTGTCGGAGTCGGCGGTTATGGCGCCGCGCTGCTTAACAAGTACCTACTCATACCCCCGCTGTTGTCGGTGCCCCTGGCGGCTCTTGGGGGAGGTGTTCTCTGCACCCTGGTTTTATTGCCCTGTTTGCCCTTGCGCGGAGTTTACTTTGCCATTATCACCCTGATGTATCCGTTGATCATGACCCGGATTATCGAGGCCTTTGAGCTGTTCGGCGGCACCAATGGCATGATGGATATCGCTGGTTTCGCCAATCCCTGGGTGGAGCAGTATTTCATCGTTTTCGCCACTCTGATCTTTCTTTTTGCTCTGCGCCGGCTGGCGGTCGAGGATTTCGGTCTTGTGCTCAAGGGGGTCAAGGACAACGATCAATCGGTGCGCGCCTCGGGAATCAACCTGACCTGGATCAAGGCTCAGGCGATTTTTATCGCCTCTTGCATGGGTTGTTTTGCCGGGGCTTATCTGGCCCATGTCTATATGTGGGCAGGGCTTTCGATGTTCGCCCTGGATTTTTCGATTATTCCGATTGCCGCAACCGTGATCGGCGGCGGCGGCTCCCTGATCGGAGCCGTACTCGGCGCTATTTTGCTGGTGCCGCTCTCCGAGAGCCTGCGGGCGTTCGGTCCTCTGCGGATTGTTTCGTATTCTCTGATCCTGACCGTGGTCGTTGTGATCAAGGGCGAAGGGCTGTTGAATTATCTGTCACGCAAATATAATCAGTTTGAACGGTGGGTCGAGATATGAGTTCTGCCATGTTGAAGGTAACTAATCTGACCAAAAAATTCGGCGGGGTGATTGCCCTCAATGACATTAATTTTTCGATTGCCAAGGGCGAGGTTCTGGGCATCATCGGTCCCAACGGATCCGGGAAAACGACTTTGATCAATTGTATTTCCGGTTTCGCCAAGGCGACGGCCGGGGAAATTGTGTTCAACGGCCGCTCGATTCAGGGCCTGGCTCCGCATCGCATTGTCAATCTGGGAATCTGTCGCACCTTTCAGATCATGCGTCCCTATGCCAGTCTGCCCGCCTACAAGAATCTGATTGTTCCCCTTTTTGGTCAGCGGGCTCGTAAAACCGGGGGGTGGCGCGGCGGTGGCCGCCATGGGGACCGCAATATCAATGCTTTGGATTTGCTCGAAGAGGTCGGTTTCGAGAGGGAATCAAAGGTGCCCTATAAGCTGGCGGGAACCCTTCCTACCGGTTATCTGAAGCGTCTTGAGTTGGCCCGCTGCCTGGCGCTCAATCCGGATCTTTTGCTCTGCGACGAGGTTTTTTCGGGCTTGAGTATGAGTGAAATCGCGTCGATGGTGCCCTTGATTGAAAAACTCAATCAATCCGGAGTGACGATTATCATGATCGAACATCGCCTGAAGGAGCTTTTCAAGGTTGCCCGCCGGGTCATGGCCATCAGTTATGGGGACAAGATCATCGAGGGCAGTCCGGCCGAGGTGATGGCGAACGAGAAAGTCCGGGAGGCGTATCTGGGCGCCGAGGAGGTGAGTTGAGATGCTGATCGCCGAAGGTTTGATGGTTTTTTATGAGAATATGCTGGCTCTTAACAATATCGCCTTGACTTGCGGGGAAAATCAGATTGTCGGGATTTTCGGGGCCAACAGCGCCGGCAAATCAACCCTGATGTATACTTTGTCCGGAATCATTCTCGATATCAAGGAAAAAGAGCGGATGCGGGGCGGCGAGCAGGTTACGGTGATGGGACGGATATATTTCGGGGGTGAGGATATCAGCCGGCTGAAACCCCATCTTCGGGCTCGCCGGGGGATTGTTTTATGCCCGGAAAGGCGCCGCCTGTTTTCCGAAAGCAGTGTTCTCGAAAACCTTAAAATCGGATCCTATCTCGCCAGTCGCCGGGAAGCCGCCGAGACCCTCGATTATGTGCTGGAAATCTTTGCCCCCCTGAAAAAACTGTTGCGCCGTCCCGCCGGTTTTTTAAGCGGTGGCGAACAGCAGATGGCGGCCATCGGCCGGGCCCTGATGGCCCAGCCGAAGCTGCTGCTGCTGGATGAACCTCTGCTGGGGCTGAGCCCGGCCTATCAGCAGGTGATGATGGAATCGGTCAAGGCTATTCGCGAAACCCGGAAGATTTCGATAATTGTCACCGAACAGTATGCCCGACCGGTGATTCCGATTGTTGACTATGCCTACATCATGGAGAACGGTTCCGGAGTAATGTCGGGCTCGGGTCGGGAACTTCTGGATAATCCTGATGTGAAGGCTGCTTATTTTGGGGTGTGAAATGACACGAGATAATAATCTTTATACCTTTTCCGGATTTGAGGATGCTGTTCGCCGCTTTCCGGAGCGGAGCGCCCTGATTTATCTGGGTCGGAAATTCAGCTACCGTTTCCTTCGGCAGATGATTGATCAGTTTGCTACCGCTTTGCATCGTCTTGGTGTCGGTTATCAGGATAAAGTCATGCTCTACCTGAGTAACTCGCCGCAGTGGATCATTGCCAATTTCGCTGTCCAGAAACTGGGGGCGGTAGTGGTTCCGGTTTCCCCGATCTACACCTCGTATGAGTTGCTGTATATGGTCGAGGATGCCGAGGTCGAAACGGTTCTCTGTCTCGATACCAACTTCGGCTACGTCAAGGAAGTCGATCGCCAACATCCTTTGAAAAGGATTATCATCACCAATCTGGCCGATATGCTCTATACCTGGCAGAAGGTTTTCGGCACCTTGGTCGATAAAATTCCTCGGGGCAGCACGGTTTCGGCGGAAAACACTTACTGGTTTAATGATCTTCTGCGCGGGGCCCCGGCACAGCCGCCGGTGGTTGCCATCGATCCCAACCGGGATCTGGCCTATATCATGTACACCGGCGGCACCACCGGTTTTCCCAAAGGCGTTCCCGGCAGTCATGCCGCCGAGGTTTCTTACATCCGTGATGTCATGGATGTTTTTCGAGACTATATGGATAAACAGGGTGACACCATGATTATGGTAAACCCGCTTTTTCATATCATGGCCAAAGGTTTTCTGCTGGCCGCCGGACTTAACTTCGGCAACACCACGGTGCTGATGCCGGTGCCCGAGGTCGATGCCGTGTTAAGTGAAATTGAGCGTTACGGGGTGCGCTGGATGCTTGGCGTTCCGGCCCTGTACCGGATGATTCTGGAAAATGACCGGCTTGGCGATTACAGGCTTGATTCGCTTCGGTACTGTTATTGTGGCGGTGATGTTTTGCCGGGAGAAATCTTTAAACGCTGGCGTGAGTTGACCGGCGCTCCTTTGTATCAGGTCTACGGTTCAACCGAGGTCGGCCATCTGACCTACAGTGTGCTTGACCGGGAGCCCGATGCTCGTACGGTCGGCAATATTCTGCCTTCCCGGCGTTGTCTGGTGGTCGACGCCGACACCCTGATGGAGGTGACGCCCGGCGAGACCGGTGAACTCCTGGTAACTTCAGCCTGGACGATTAAAAATTACTGGAATAAACCTGAGGAAACCGCGGCGGCCTATGTCAGGATCGGGGAAGAGGTGTATTACCGAATGGGGGACTATGTTCGGTTGACGGAAAACGGTGAGATTCAGTTTGTCGAGCGCACCGCCGATACCATCAAATATAAGGCCTACCGGATTTCCGCCTCGGAAATTGAGGCGGTCCTGCAGGATCATCCCACAGTCATGGGGGCCTGCGCGGTGGGCATACCGGATGCGAGCTGCGGCGAGCGTATCAAGGCGATTGTTGTCTTGAAGGAAGATGCCAAGGGGGTTGACGGCCAGGCCTTGACGGCTTGGTGTCGGAAACGCATGGCTCCCTACAAAGTGCCGCATTATATTGAATTTCGCGATATGTTGCCGAAATCCAAGGTCGGTAAGCTTCTGCGGCGGGAGATTCGAGATGAAGAAAAGCGCCGGGGGAGAGACTAAGCCTTGCCTTCAGAACGGCGCCGATAACCAAGAAGCCGGGGTGACTGATTGGTGTCGCCTCGGCTTCTTGGTTTTGGATTAAACGGTTGTTTTTTAGGTCGTTCTTGGTTTCCTGGGGGCTTTCTGAGTTTTTCCGGCAGGATGAGCGGGTCTTTTCCCAGGGCCGGGTTTCGTTCCGGGACCGCGGTCGGGGCTGCGTCGCTTATCCGCGCCGCTCTCCGGCGGCGGAGAGCGGCGACTGAAAGTTTCGTTTTTTTCCGCCGCTCGGGCGACGACCGGGCGGCCGTTAATCATCAGTTCAGAAAAAATTTTGATCACCCGGCCGGCGAAACGACGGTCGGTTTCCAGCAAACTGAAAGCCGGTTTGATTTCGATGCGTCCCACGCGAATTCTGGTGCTTCCGGCGGAAGCATCGTTAATTACGCCGATCAGGCGTCCGGGATTGACTCCGTCCCGGCTGCCGACATTGAAGTGGATCAGGGTCCAGTTTTCCCTTTCCACCCGGGGTTCCCGCGTTCCGCTTTTCTCGCCGGGGCGGCGGGCGCCGGCGCGCTCCGGGGTCTGCCGGAAAGCGCCGGATTCGGGTTTGAGGGAGCGCTCCCCGCGTTCGTTCAGATCGGGCTCGTTCAGATAGGTCTGCAGGCGTTCGCCGAATTCGGCCAGAATAAAACGTTCCGCCAGTTCCTCGCGGCTCAGATCGGCCAGTTTTCCCATGATTTCCGGCAGAAATGGTTGCAGGGCGGTCTTTTGCTCCGCCGCTTGCGGCAGCTGGGCCAGAAAACGCAAAATCAGCTGCCGGCAAATTTCTGGTCCGGTGGGAATCCGGCCCGCTTCAAAGCTTCTCTGCAAACGTTTTTCAATTTCCCGCAGCCTGTATTTCTCCCGTAAATGAATGAAGGCGATCGAAACGCCCTGTTTGCCGGCCCGGCCGGTGCGGCCGCTGCGATGGGTGTAGACGGCGATATCATCCGGAAGATTGTAGTTGATGACATGGGTCAGATTTTTAATGTCCAGGCCGCGGGCGGCGACATCGGTGGCCACCAGCAGTTGCAGGTGGCGCCGGCGAAAACGCTGCATGACCAGATCGCGTTGGACCTGGGAGAGTTCGCCATGCAGGGCGTCGGCCTGATAACCGTCGGCAAGTAGTTTTTCCGCCACTTCGCGGACCTCCTGGCGGGTGCGGCAGAAGATGATGGCGTAGATTTCGGAAATATTATCGACCACGCGGCGCAGGGCCTGGTAGCGGTGTTTCGCTGCGGTCAGATAGTAGATATGTTTGACGTTGGCGACCCCCTGGTTACGTTCGCCGACGGTGATCTCGACCGGGTCATGCATGTATTTCCTTGCGATTGCGGTGACCTCGCGGGGCATAGTCGCCGAGAACAGCAGGGTTTTTTTGTCTTCCGGAGTGGCGGCCAGGATTTCGTTGAGATCATCCTGAAAACCCATCTGCAGCATTTCGTCGGCCTCATCCAGGACCACGGCGCGGATCGAGGAAATATCAATCTCGCCCTGCTTGATAAAAGCCAGCAGCCGCCCCGGCGTGGCGACGATGATCTGGCCCCCCTGACGCAGCTGGCGACTCTGTTCGACAATGCCGGCGCCGCCGTAAACCGCCACGATTTTAACGGCGGACAGATAGCGGGCGTAGGAATGCAGATCACGAGTCACCTGGACGCAGAGTTCCCGGGTCGGGCAGAGAATCAGAACCTGGGTTCCGCTGTTGGCCTGATCCAGATGGTCGATCAGGGGCAGACCGAAAGCGGCGGTCTTGCCGGTGCCGGTCTGCGCCAGACCGACCACGTCGTGGCGCAGGCCGATAATCGCAGGAATCAGTTCTTCCTGTACTTCAGTCGGGGCGCTGAAACCCAGCTGATCGAGAGCCTTAAGCAGATCGGCGCTCAGACCGAGTTGCGCAAATGTTGCCATTACAAATTGCCTCCAAGATGAAAATTAAAACTGCGGGCGTTCAATATCACATGGGCGGTCAATTGGACAGTGCTAAATTATTACGTCGATTTTTTTAAGAGAAAGGCCAGGATGTTTTCCATGACCCGGTTGATGGACTGATAGCGTTCCGCTGCGGCGGCCAGAATCTCGGCTTCGCTCTGCACGTAGGGCCCGGTTTCCAGTTCGTCCCGGCAATTGAACAACAGTTCACGGACCGCTTGCGGGGTGGTTTCGAGATGAAACTGCAGGCCGATAACCTTAGAGCCGATTTGAAAGGCCTGATTGGCGCAGGCTTGGCTGCGAGCCAGCGACACGGCTTGCGGAGGGAGTGTGAAGGTTTCGCCGTGCCAGTGAAAGACCGTGAGCCGTGGCGGAAAGCGGAACAGCCCTTCCTGCTCCGGAGCGTAGTTTTCAATCGGCAGCCAGCCGATTTCCCTGACCGGATTGGGAAAGATCCGGGCACCGAGGGCGGAGGCGATAAGCTGGGCTCCCAGACAGATGCCCAGAACCGGTTTGCCGGTGGCGATAAACTCACGAAGATATTGTTTTTCCGGAATCAGCCAGGGGTGTTCATGCTCGTCGTTGACACTCATGGGGCCGCCCATGATCGCAAGAAAATCTATGCTCTCAGGTTCGGGCAGGGTCCAGGACGCGGCGAAAAATTCGGTTTTGCTGAGCCTGAACCCGGAGTTGGTCAGGCCCGCGGCCAAACTACCGGGGCCTTCAAAGGCAACGTGCTGAAAATAATGAGCTCGTATAAAATTCGCCTATGCCGTTTTCATCGAGAACAATTATATGCCTATATGTTGTGATCGCGCGGCTTGAGATCGGTTTTACGCCTGACTCGACGGTTTAAACCAGGTTACCTGTTGCAGCCCCGGGGTGTGGCGAAAGGAGGCGCCCTGCGCCAGATATTGGCGGGCGCAAAGCCGGTCGGTAACCACGCTGCCGGCGAGGCAGTCAATGCCGTAGTCAAAAAGCAGGGGATGCAGGGGGGTGCTGGGGCCGACCAGGACATTAAAGCTGTTTGGACATAAGCTCAGCACCTCGGTAAAGGTGTGATTGATCAGGGTGGTGGCGGTCAAGAGGACGAAATCGGCCTGCGGCAGAATCTCGGCGTAACTTTCCGGTCCCAGGTCTGCGCCTTGAGGATTGAGCTCAAAAACCCAGAAATTTTTAAAAATACCGCTTTCTCTCAAGCTGTCAACCTTGGGAAAATGACCGAGGACGGCGATGTTTTTGCCCCGGCCCTGCCCCAGAATATAATCAAAGGCATTGCCGGTGGCGGTGTTGCGGACGCGGTCGGGATGGTTGACCACGGCATTGACGGCGGCCATGCCGATGGCGCGTTCCAGCAGATGCTCGGAAAAAAGGAGACGGGCCAGTTCGGCGGTTCCTCTTTCATGCAGTCGGCCGAGAGCCTGCACCGGGGCCATGCAGCCTCCGGTGTTGACGGTCGAAGCCAGGCCGGCGGCGGGCCCGTCGATATAAACAGTGTGACGGAAAATGGCGACTTCGTTAACCGGCAGGTCGTCGAGTTCGGCGACAATTCTTTTCATGATCATCTTCAGGTATTCCTTTTGGTATTCCTTTTGGGTTTGCTGGGGCTATGCTGTTGCCACGCGGCCAGGGAATAGTTCAGGGTGGCGGCGAATTGATGCTTTCCGCGCCGGCGCAGAAAATCAACCAGCAGCAGCGGATTGAGTTTGTGGATCAGCATGAAGCCCAGCCAGGTAACAATCATGGCGCGCAGCAGCAGCACCCCGGATTGGGTCGTGCCGGGCTGGGTAAAGTAAATAATCGCGGTGCTGGTTATTATCAGCGGCAACAGCGCTCGCGGATGAACCAGGTCGCGCAGGGCCTTGCGGGCGCTGACCGGCCAGCTGCCGGAAGGGCTTGGGGCCATTGCGGGCGGAGCCGTTGCGGGGGTGGTTTGCCCTCGCAGGCGGGAAAGCTGCTGTTCCAGAAAACTGCAGCG
Coding sequences within it:
- a CDS encoding ABC transporter substrate-binding protein yields the protein MKIRTGLVGLLVFIGVGLLPGSSLAATGKPIVLGCPLSTAFLYGWDAERGIKLAVEEINQAGGVRIGETMHPFQAEVIDARSLEPGVPVSEALLGVEKLILEKQADFIVGGPVRSEAALAVMDLLSKYKKVSIVTTGVLTPGYHKRIESDYEKYKYCFRNSSEIITIGKDMIKVFNQLNQEHGLSKAFIMVQDVDHARKAGGLIAKLLKETGKWEVLGEEVYPTGATDFSMGLLKARRLKAEVLFMWLDMPESAILLKQWKNMRMNCVPMGFMSAAEQPGFWDATKGDCEYTIVDAVNGGNVPSQITPWTMKFAENYKKKWGLEPEGYGTSSSYMAVYQLKDAIERAGGLDPDAVIRALEEQDLMGVYGRMRFAANHQIIPSDDPATGAVGCMFQWQAGKRVQFFPGVGATGKLLLPPWMK
- a CDS encoding nitroreductase, producing the protein MSYDDFFTLLRARRSCRSFVAEEPLSNEALRRIIDAGRQAPSPLNLQPWSFIVITSCELKKQLRQAGEKAKQQVLDQGGPGWVGGFSTDFMEEAPLLIALLSEPEKGGLGAYFNQPAGSLQAVSACMQNMMLAATSLGLGSLWFTFFDPFEVRSLLNIPCTHDIAGLLYIGRAGGEAPLSKRRPPRIYAERFGVDGDFF
- a CDS encoding branched-chain amino acid ABC transporter permease, encoding MEIIIYGLVNSFQLILIAFGFTLVYGVSRLPNFAHGAIYVFTGFVAWVMMHKLSLPYFPAALLAVASAALVGVIIYQFILKRIRGMSMNEIIATYAIGVALIETLRWLGFKGTTFTLPAFVEGMVFIGDVPIDYQRLLVVGVGLVLLAAIWLFTKFTRTGLALRGIAQDERAAMMLGIDSDMTATLAMALGSAMSGIAALAIFPLGSIVIEAGYNTLIFALAVCMVGGIGSWGGTILAAFVLGFLQVLTATWLATHFQMVTTLAAIIATLIIRPSGFFGKHKELEERV
- a CDS encoding branched-chain amino acid ABC transporter permease, which translates into the protein MKTVKRKERIDRGIKVRSDGIYALSSWREICYLIAPRALLVGGLLLAPLLLHFFPYWQKVLLIVCIYALLAMSFDFLANYLGLVCLGGSFFVGVGGYGAALLNKYLLIPPLLSVPLAALGGGVLCTLVLLPCLPLRGVYFAIITLMYPLIMTRIIEAFELFGGTNGMMDIAGFANPWVEQYFIVFATLIFLFALRRLAVEDFGLVLKGVKDNDQSVRASGINLTWIKAQAIFIASCMGCFAGAYLAHVYMWAGLSMFALDFSIIPIAATVIGGGGSLIGAVLGAILLVPLSESLRAFGPLRIVSYSLILTVVVVIKGEGLLNYLSRKYNQFERWVEI
- a CDS encoding ABC transporter ATP-binding protein — translated: MLKVTNLTKKFGGVIALNDINFSIAKGEVLGIIGPNGSGKTTLINCISGFAKATAGEIVFNGRSIQGLAPHRIVNLGICRTFQIMRPYASLPAYKNLIVPLFGQRARKTGGWRGGGRHGDRNINALDLLEEVGFERESKVPYKLAGTLPTGYLKRLELARCLALNPDLLLCDEVFSGLSMSEIASMVPLIEKLNQSGVTIIMIEHRLKELFKVARRVMAISYGDKIIEGSPAEVMANEKVREAYLGAEEVS
- a CDS encoding ATP-binding cassette domain-containing protein gives rise to the protein MLIAEGLMVFYENMLALNNIALTCGENQIVGIFGANSAGKSTLMYTLSGIILDIKEKERMRGGEQVTVMGRIYFGGEDISRLKPHLRARRGIVLCPERRRLFSESSVLENLKIGSYLASRREAAETLDYVLEIFAPLKKLLRRPAGFLSGGEQQMAAIGRALMAQPKLLLLDEPLLGLSPAYQQVMMESVKAIRETRKISIIVTEQYARPVIPIVDYAYIMENGSGVMSGSGRELLDNPDVKAAYFGV
- a CDS encoding AMP-dependent synthetase, with amino-acid sequence MTRDNNLYTFSGFEDAVRRFPERSALIYLGRKFSYRFLRQMIDQFATALHRLGVGYQDKVMLYLSNSPQWIIANFAVQKLGAVVVPVSPIYTSYELLYMVEDAEVETVLCLDTNFGYVKEVDRQHPLKRIIITNLADMLYTWQKVFGTLVDKIPRGSTVSAENTYWFNDLLRGAPAQPPVVAIDPNRDLAYIMYTGGTTGFPKGVPGSHAAEVSYIRDVMDVFRDYMDKQGDTMIMVNPLFHIMAKGFLLAAGLNFGNTTVLMPVPEVDAVLSEIERYGVRWMLGVPALYRMILENDRLGDYRLDSLRYCYCGGDVLPGEIFKRWRELTGAPLYQVYGSTEVGHLTYSVLDREPDARTVGNILPSRRCLVVDADTLMEVTPGETGELLVTSAWTIKNYWNKPEETAAAYVRIGEEVYYRMGDYVRLTENGEIQFVERTADTIKYKAYRISASEIEAVLQDHPTVMGACAVGIPDASCGERIKAIVVLKEDAKGVDGQALTAWCRKRMAPYKVPHYIEFRDMLPKSKVGKLLRREIRDEEKRRGRD
- a CDS encoding DEAD/DEAH box helicase, with amino-acid sequence MATFAQLGLSADLLKALDQLGFSAPTEVQEELIPAIIGLRHDVVGLAQTGTGKTAAFGLPLIDHLDQANSGTQVLILCPTRELCVQVTRDLHSYARYLSAVKIVAVYGGAGIVEQSRQLRQGGQIIVATPGRLLAFIKQGEIDISSIRAVVLDEADEMLQMGFQDDLNEILAATPEDKKTLLFSATMPREVTAIARKYMHDPVEITVGERNQGVANVKHIYYLTAAKHRYQALRRVVDNISEIYAIIFCRTRQEVREVAEKLLADGYQADALHGELSQVQRDLVMQRFRRRHLQLLVATDVAARGLDIKNLTHVINYNLPDDIAVYTHRSGRTGRAGKQGVSIAFIHLREKYRLREIEKRLQRSFEAGRIPTGPEICRQLILRFLAQLPQAAEQKTALQPFLPEIMGKLADLSREELAERFILAEFGERLQTYLNEPDLNERGERSLKPESGAFRQTPERAGARRPGEKSGTREPRVERENWTLIHFNVGSRDGVNPGRLIGVINDASAGSTRIRVGRIEIKPAFSLLETDRRFAGRVIKIFSELMINGRPVVARAAEKNETFSRRSPPPESGADKRRSPDRGPGTKPGPGKRPAHPAGKTQKAPRKPRTT
- a CDS encoding type 1 glutamine amidotransferase, producing MRAHYFQHVAFEGPGSLAAGLTNSGFRLSKTEFFAASWTLPEPESIDFLAIMGGPMSVNDEHEHPWLIPEKQYLREFIATGKPVLGICLGAQLIASALGARIFPNPVREIGWLPIENYAPEQEGLFRFPPRLTVFHWHGETFTLPPQAVSLARSQACANQAFQIGSKVIGLQFHLETTPQAVRELLFNCRDELETGPYVQSEAEILAAAAERYQSINRVMENILAFLLKKST